A genomic region of Leptotrichia massiliensis contains the following coding sequences:
- a CDS encoding retron system putative HNH endonuclease — MLKVNKSNSEPEFFTKFKRKKEPKNWDNFDFEIKRQLKIYMLENEQKIENEYYCPYCELELDLDESQIEHIKPKDKFPKQFSDYKNFIVGCIYEKTCGQAKGNKWDESFINPVIENPNEYFSYDIKTGKIVPLKESGSENKKAVKTIEILNLNEDKLCILRKKYIIEIKNTIENLADSEIVDFIKNDYFRFPSLNDFLLENIEILEEMI, encoded by the coding sequence ATGCTGAAAGTAAATAAGAGTAATAGTGAACCAGAATTTTTTACAAAATTTAAGAGAAAAAAAGAACCTAAAAATTGGGATAACTTTGATTTTGAAATAAAACGACAATTGAAAATTTACATGCTTGAAAATGAACAAAAAATAGAAAATGAATATTACTGCCCTTATTGTGAACTTGAATTGGATTTAGACGAAAGTCAAATAGAACATATAAAACCTAAAGATAAATTTCCAAAACAATTTTCTGATTATAAAAATTTTATAGTTGGATGTATATATGAGAAAACTTGTGGACAAGCAAAAGGTAATAAATGGGACGAATCGTTTATAAATCCAGTTATAGAAAATCCTAATGAATATTTTTCTTACGATATTAAAACTGGAAAGATTGTTCCACTAAAAGAAAGTGGATCAGAAAATAAAAAAGCAGTAAAAACAATTGAGATTTTAAATTTAAATGAAGATAAATTATGTATTTTAAGGAAAAAATATATAATAGAAATCAAGAATACTATTGAAAATCTAGCAGATAGTGAGATAGTGGATTTTATTAAAAATGATTATTTTAGATTTCCAAGTTTAAATGATTTTTTACTAGAAAATATTGAAATTTTAGAAGAAATGATTTGA
- a CDS encoding AAA family ATPase, with amino-acid sequence MKIKNLHIKEFKGLRDISINFEKNDEPLDLVVLAGSNGSGKTRVLESIKDYFESHIDIQEIKIINNLQIFFEKEEKECIDKIGSEKYFYSTLKYFSLNDKKENLNDSSYLVIKKNLLILPKIIYVPTEINFQKIDIAITNLVQKYEFLNIVDTNLIKDIPSYIATKMISAMLKNKDEKVGDVQKKVFNEINEIFENLSIDVKVEDISQDGRNITLFTNSSGDEFDINELSSGEKQLFLRTLAIKMLNPENSIILIDEPELSLHPKWQQKIVDVYRKIGENNQIIIATHSPHILGSVRKENIMLLDKDDEGQIVVRTGDELYDSYGQPTDRVLKDIMGLETTRNPKVFKLLEEVRKIVDRDEYNSDKFKEKYRELKGILGSKDEDIFLIDMDIKIRKKRGLKNAESK; translated from the coding sequence ATGAAAATCAAAAATCTTCATATAAAAGAATTTAAAGGATTGAGAGATATATCTATAAATTTTGAAAAAAATGATGAGCCGTTAGATTTAGTAGTTTTAGCAGGTTCAAATGGAAGTGGTAAAACAAGAGTATTAGAAAGTATTAAAGACTATTTCGAAAGTCACATTGATATTCAAGAAATAAAAATTATTAATAATTTGCAAATATTTTTTGAAAAAGAAGAAAAAGAATGTATAGATAAAATAGGAAGTGAAAAATATTTTTATAGTACTTTGAAATATTTTTCTTTAAATGATAAAAAAGAGAATCTGAATGATTCTTCATATTTAGTTATTAAAAAAAATTTATTAATTCTTCCTAAAATAATTTATGTTCCAACGGAAATAAATTTTCAGAAAATAGATATAGCTATTACTAATTTAGTACAGAAATATGAATTTTTAAATATTGTAGATACGAATTTAATAAAAGATATTCCGTCTTACATAGCTACAAAAATGATTTCAGCAATGCTTAAAAATAAAGATGAAAAAGTTGGAGATGTACAAAAAAAAGTTTTTAATGAAATAAATGAAATATTTGAAAATTTAAGTATAGATGTAAAAGTTGAAGATATCTCACAAGATGGTAGAAATATTACACTTTTCACAAATTCTTCAGGAGATGAGTTTGATATAAACGAGTTATCTTCTGGGGAAAAGCAGTTATTTTTACGGACTTTGGCTATAAAAATGCTAAATCCTGAAAATTCTATTATTCTGATTGATGAGCCTGAACTTTCATTGCATCCTAAATGGCAACAGAAAATTGTTGATGTTTATAGAAAAATTGGGGAAAATAATCAGATAATTATTGCGACACATTCACCGCATATTTTGGGGAGTGTGAGAAAAGAAAATATTATGTTGCTGGATAAGGATGATGAAGGGCAAATTGTGGTTAGGACTGGGGATGAATTGTATGATTCTTATGGACAGCCGACGGATAGAGTGTTGAAGGATATTATGGGCTTGGAAACTACTAGAAATCCTAAAGTGTTTAAGTTGTTGGAAGAAGTAAGAAAAATTGTTGATAGGGATGAATACAATAGTGATAAATTTAAAGAAAAATATCGTGAATTAAAGGGAATATTGGGTTCTAAAGATGAAGATATATTTTTAATAGATATGGATATTAAAATCAGGAAAAAAAGAGGTTTGAAGAATGCTGAAAGTAAATAA
- a CDS encoding PepSY domain-containing protein codes for MKNKAVKVVIFGMALLGILGIAYGASRKYRNRNRVPNDAVYINNNVGSSQNVTMEKAKSIALAQVPGANESHFGEIDLDHDHGRTVYEIEIFYNNSKYEFNIDASTGEIVGTEVKHYNRNY; via the coding sequence ATGAAAAATAAAGCTGTAAAAGTTGTAATTTTTGGAATGGCATTATTAGGAATACTTGGTATTGCTTATGGAGCAAGCAGAAAATATAGAAATAGAAACAGAGTTCCAAACGATGCAGTTTATATTAACAACAATGTAGGCAGTTCACAAAATGTAACGATGGAAAAAGCAAAATCAATTGCACTTGCACAAGTGCCAGGAGCAAATGAAAGCCATTTTGGAGAAATAGATTTGGATCACGATCATGGAAGAACAGTTTATGAAATCGAGATTTTCTACAATAACTCAAAATATGAGTTTAACATAGACGCTTCAACGGGAGAAATTGTCGGAACTGAAGTAAAGCATTACAATAGAAATTATTAA
- a CDS encoding PepSY domain-containing protein produces MKKKILSIALLGIMVLGVSVTANAKSKHKYNRNIASNSYIGVNRAMNIALKKVPGANSSHVKEIHLDRENGRMVYEGEIYYNGWEYEFDIDAVTGAIVKWKADRD; encoded by the coding sequence ATGAAAAAGAAAATTTTAAGTATCGCATTATTAGGAATAATGGTATTAGGAGTATCAGTAACTGCAAACGCAAAAAGCAAGCACAAATACAACAGAAACATTGCTTCAAACAGTTATATTGGAGTAAACAGGGCAATGAATATTGCATTGAAAAAAGTGCCAGGAGCGAACAGTTCCCACGTGAAAGAAATTCACTTGGACAGAGAAAATGGAAGAATGGTTTATGAAGGAGAAATTTATTATAACGGATGGGAATATGAATTTGATATTGACGCAGTAACTGGTGCAATTGTAAAATGGAAAGCAGACAGAGATTAA
- the ppc gene encoding phosphoenolpyruvate carboxylase, producing MDLKNLPITPLPLVKLDKHQEDLLVHNELFATLLGETIFRYAGLHIYEVTEKLKEASRKYYKTQKQEARKNLSSFCSDLTDAEILRVIRGFSIFSALANIAEDVYQTHEQRYAKISNKLQIGSLEKSLKNLKKKGISQDKILKAMEKVSIVPVLTAHPTQVQRKSILDLTKKLTDILDKYENVKSHQIDENEWLNDLSRGIQIWWQTAMLRATKLRVTDEISNALSYYNITFFNEIPRLMNKFQEISKTLGNSEVKSQALLPLTMGMWIGGDRDGNPYVTVNTLEQSAQEQAIKLFQHYLDVVREIYRDLSMSISMTNVTEELQKLADASGEVSPHRTREPYRRALTTITDRLLATAYKLCDYNRDLLPPKRKNGIDLPYKSANEFTNDLIIVAESLKKNNSEFLTQGKLNNLISATKIFGFHLATIDLRQDSSVHEVCVAELLKNANILGDYLSLSEDARCEILMRELEHDPRILSDPTIPQSETLASELAIYRKAKSLRERFGSKIIEKNLISHATSVSDMLEIAILLKEANLAKGNEGNEFCDLQIVPLFETVEDLIAAPDILRKWFNLPLVKKWMDKKGRKQEVMLGYSDSNKDGGYLSSSWSLYKAQKELTAIGREFDVEISFFHGRGGTVGRGGGPSYEAILAQPEGSTDGTIRLTEQGEVIGAKYGNPDLGLKNLEALVSAALESSALTEEDADWEEYEKIIENVSELSYYAYRDLVYNTDGFSDFFFEVTPINFIAGLNIGSRPSSRKKTQSLDSLRAIPWVFSWSQARIMLPGWYGVGTAFTKWIDNDDKKLEILQNMYKQWPFFRSTISNVDMVLSKTDLSIFAEYVKLASDQETAQKIFKEIEKEWILTIDILKKITGNDFLLADNPELASSLRNRLPYFDSMNYLQIELIKRSRAGDDSEELRKAIHISINGLATGLRNSG from the coding sequence ATGGATTTAAAAAATTTACCGATAACTCCTTTACCGTTAGTGAAACTTGATAAGCATCAGGAGGATTTGCTTGTTCATAATGAACTTTTTGCAACTCTTCTAGGTGAAACGATTTTTAGATATGCGGGTTTACATATTTATGAAGTTACTGAAAAATTGAAAGAAGCTTCAAGAAAATACTATAAGACGCAAAAACAGGAAGCTAGAAAAAATTTGTCGTCTTTTTGTTCAGATCTTACTGATGCGGAAATTTTGCGTGTGATAAGAGGTTTTTCGATTTTTTCGGCACTTGCAAATATTGCTGAAGATGTGTATCAGACTCATGAACAGCGATATGCAAAGATTTCCAACAAACTGCAGATTGGATCTCTTGAAAAATCACTAAAAAATTTGAAGAAAAAGGGAATTAGTCAGGATAAAATATTGAAGGCTATGGAAAAAGTCTCAATTGTGCCAGTCTTAACAGCACATCCGACACAAGTTCAAAGAAAAAGTATTCTGGATTTGACAAAAAAATTAACTGATATTCTTGATAAATATGAAAATGTAAAATCTCATCAAATTGATGAAAATGAATGGCTTAACGACCTAAGCCGTGGTATTCAGATCTGGTGGCAAACTGCAATGTTACGGGCTACCAAATTGCGTGTAACAGATGAAATAAGTAATGCTCTAAGTTATTACAACATTACATTTTTCAATGAAATCCCAAGACTTATGAATAAATTTCAGGAAATTTCAAAAACATTGGGAAATTCTGAAGTAAAATCTCAAGCTCTGCTTCCACTTACTATGGGAATGTGGATTGGTGGAGATCGGGACGGAAATCCTTATGTTACAGTAAATACATTGGAACAGTCGGCACAGGAACAGGCTATAAAATTATTCCAGCATTATCTTGATGTAGTTCGTGAAATTTACAGAGATTTATCAATGTCTATTTCAATGACAAATGTGACTGAGGAACTGCAAAAACTGGCTGATGCTTCTGGAGAAGTTTCGCCACATCGAACACGTGAGCCATACCGTCGTGCATTGACAACAATAACAGACAGACTGCTTGCAACAGCTTATAAATTGTGTGATTATAACCGTGATTTATTACCGCCAAAAAGAAAAAATGGAATTGACCTTCCCTACAAGTCAGCTAATGAATTTACAAACGATTTGATAATCGTGGCAGAATCTCTTAAAAAGAACAACAGCGAATTTTTAACACAAGGAAAATTAAACAATCTAATCAGTGCCACAAAAATATTTGGATTCCACCTTGCGACAATTGATTTAAGACAGGATTCCAGCGTTCATGAAGTATGTGTTGCAGAACTTTTGAAAAATGCAAACATTCTAGGAGATTACTTGAGCCTGTCAGAAGACGCAAGATGTGAAATTTTGATGCGGGAACTGGAACATGACCCTAGAATTTTAAGCGATCCAACAATTCCACAAAGTGAAACACTAGCCTCAGAACTTGCAATTTACAGAAAGGCAAAATCTTTGAGGGAACGTTTCGGAAGTAAAATTATTGAAAAAAATCTGATTTCTCATGCAACAAGCGTTTCAGATATGCTAGAGATAGCTATTTTACTAAAAGAAGCCAATCTTGCAAAAGGAAATGAAGGAAATGAATTTTGCGATTTACAGATTGTTCCGCTTTTTGAAACAGTGGAAGATTTAATTGCGGCTCCTGATATTTTGAGAAAATGGTTTAATTTGCCGTTAGTGAAAAAATGGATGGATAAAAAAGGGCGAAAACAGGAAGTTATGCTAGGATATTCAGACAGCAACAAAGATGGTGGATATTTAAGTTCAAGCTGGTCTTTATACAAGGCGCAAAAAGAGCTGACTGCAATCGGACGGGAATTTGATGTAGAAATTTCATTCTTTCATGGACGTGGAGGAACAGTAGGACGTGGTGGTGGTCCAAGTTATGAAGCCATTTTAGCACAGCCTGAAGGAAGTACAGACGGAACAATAAGACTTACAGAACAGGGAGAAGTAATCGGTGCAAAATACGGAAATCCTGATTTAGGATTAAAAAATCTGGAAGCATTGGTTTCGGCCGCTCTTGAATCAAGTGCATTGACAGAGGAAGATGCAGACTGGGAAGAATATGAAAAAATAATAGAAAATGTCTCAGAATTAAGTTATTATGCCTACCGTGACTTAGTTTACAATACTGATGGGTTTTCAGACTTTTTCTTTGAAGTTACGCCAATAAACTTTATTGCAGGGTTAAATATTGGCTCAAGACCGTCTTCACGTAAAAAAACACAATCACTAGACAGCCTAAGAGCAATCCCATGGGTATTCTCATGGTCGCAAGCAAGAATAATGCTCCCGGGATGGTACGGTGTTGGAACAGCGTTTACAAAGTGGATTGACAATGATGATAAAAAACTGGAAATTCTGCAAAATATGTACAAGCAATGGCCATTCTTCCGTTCAACAATTTCAAATGTTGACATGGTTCTATCAAAAACAGATTTATCAATTTTCGCAGAATATGTAAAACTGGCAAGTGATCAGGAAACAGCACAAAAAATCTTTAAGGAAATAGAAAAAGAGTGGATTTTAACAATTGATATCTTGAAAAAAATTACAGGAAATGATTTCTTGCTGGCAGATAACCCAGAACTGGCGAGCAGTCTACGAAATCGTCTGCCGTATTTTGACTCAATGAATTATTTACAAATTGAATTAATAAAACGTTCAAGAGCTGGAGATGATTCAGAAGAACTGAGAAAAGCCATTCATATTTCAATAAACGGACTTGCAACAGGACTTCGTAACAGCGGATAA
- a CDS encoding endonuclease MutS2, producing MKKNYDVLEFYKIINELIDLSRLEKTKEKFLDIDIIKEKSVLDKELMLMMEMIDFYKYDDGLELAGLADITRMMNSIDIIGSYLSAEDLAVLKKNLTIFRISKSRAKNVRDKYRTIWNLFSDVEEVKDIENFISEAINDEGVLKDEASIGLRDVRRQKQNINANIKEKFDELISNKSTQNAIQERIITQRNDRYVIAVKTDFKGLIKGIEHDRSATGSTVYIEPLNVVSLNNKLREYEAREREEIRKILLRITELVKTKKEEILEIKEILERLDFIDAKTNYSVNRKCIVPKIINKEYLKLVEARHPLIDENTVVPINFELGNPENIMLITGPNTGGKTVTLKVAGLLTIMALSGIPIPANEKTEIGYFHNVLADIGDEQSLEQNLSSFSGHVSKIKDIIENANSKSLVLMDELGSGTDPMEGAAFAMAIIDYLNKKHVTSIITTHYSEVKAYAFNTTGIKSASMEFDVETLSPTYKLLEGIPGESNALIIARKYGISEEVIENAKSYISEDNQRVEEMLKSIKEKNDELETMQAQLEATRTELDKQKSIYEQNMIKLENEKNEIIKRAYEEADNYLKNMQAKAKNLIDKINSEESKKEDAKNAQRSLNMLRESFITDKKKNVKEKKVVTQNVDFSVGEEVLVKTMNQNGKILKIMPNNRIQVQTGILKLVVSTDDIVKIQKKKTNKFKNFASLKRTSQVRGEIDLRGMNADEAIAELETYMDRAMLTGYHEIYIIHGKGTMVLRKKIHEYLRTSKYVTEFKDANQNEGGIGCTVVTLK from the coding sequence ATGAAAAAAAATTATGATGTATTGGAATTTTATAAGATAATTAACGAACTTATTGATTTATCAAGATTGGAGAAGACGAAAGAAAAGTTTCTGGATATTGATATTATAAAGGAAAAATCGGTTTTGGATAAAGAACTTATGCTTATGATGGAGATGATTGACTTTTATAAGTATGATGATGGTTTGGAACTTGCAGGGCTTGCAGATATTACTAGAATGATGAATTCTATTGATATTATTGGTTCTTATTTGAGTGCTGAGGATTTGGCAGTTCTGAAGAAAAATTTGACAATTTTTAGAATTTCTAAAAGCAGGGCTAAGAATGTCAGGGATAAATATAGAACGATTTGGAATCTGTTTAGTGATGTTGAGGAAGTTAAGGATATTGAGAACTTTATTTCAGAAGCAATTAATGATGAAGGAGTGTTAAAAGATGAGGCTTCGATTGGACTTCGTGATGTGAGAAGGCAGAAGCAGAATATTAATGCAAATATAAAAGAGAAATTTGACGAGCTGATTTCCAATAAAAGTACGCAAAATGCTATTCAGGAAAGAATAATAACTCAAAGAAATGATAGATACGTAATTGCTGTAAAGACAGATTTTAAAGGGCTTATTAAAGGAATAGAACATGATAGGTCTGCAACAGGAAGCACAGTTTACATTGAGCCTTTAAATGTTGTTTCATTAAATAATAAATTGCGTGAATATGAGGCTCGTGAACGTGAGGAAATTAGAAAAATACTGCTTAGAATTACAGAACTTGTAAAAACGAAAAAGGAAGAAATTCTGGAAATTAAGGAAATTTTGGAAAGACTGGACTTTATTGATGCGAAAACGAATTATTCGGTTAATAGGAAATGTATTGTTCCAAAAATTATTAATAAGGAATATTTGAAACTGGTTGAAGCAAGACATCCGTTAATTGATGAAAATACAGTTGTGCCGATTAATTTTGAACTTGGGAATCCTGAAAATATAATGCTTATTACAGGGCCTAATACTGGAGGGAAGACAGTAACATTGAAAGTGGCTGGACTTCTTACAATTATGGCATTATCTGGTATTCCAATTCCTGCAAATGAAAAAACTGAAATTGGATATTTTCACAATGTACTGGCTGACATTGGGGATGAACAAAGTCTTGAGCAAAACTTATCCTCATTTTCAGGGCATGTTAGCAAAATAAAAGATATAATTGAAAATGCAAACAGTAAATCACTTGTATTGATGGATGAATTGGGAAGTGGAACTGATCCAATGGAAGGGGCTGCTTTTGCAATGGCAATCATTGATTACTTGAACAAAAAACACGTAACTTCAATAATCACAACCCATTACAGCGAAGTAAAAGCCTATGCCTTTAATACAACAGGAATTAAAAGTGCCTCAATGGAATTTGACGTGGAAACATTATCTCCAACGTACAAACTGCTGGAAGGAATACCGGGAGAAAGTAACGCTCTTATAATTGCAAGAAAATACGGAATTAGTGAAGAAGTGATTGAAAATGCAAAAAGCTACATAAGTGAAGATAATCAGCGTGTCGAAGAAATGTTAAAATCAATTAAGGAAAAAAATGATGAGCTGGAAACAATGCAGGCACAATTGGAAGCAACAAGAACGGAACTTGACAAGCAAAAAAGCATTTATGAGCAAAATATGATAAAACTTGAAAATGAAAAAAATGAAATTATAAAACGTGCCTACGAGGAAGCTGACAATTACTTGAAAAACATGCAGGCAAAAGCTAAAAACCTCATTGACAAAATTAACAGCGAGGAATCTAAAAAAGAAGATGCGAAAAATGCTCAAAGAAGCCTGAATATGCTACGTGAATCATTTATTACGGATAAAAAGAAAAATGTAAAGGAAAAGAAAGTCGTTACTCAAAATGTAGATTTTTCGGTTGGGGAAGAAGTGCTTGTAAAAACAATGAACCAAAACGGAAAAATTTTGAAAATAATGCCAAACAACCGTATTCAAGTACAAACTGGAATATTAAAGCTGGTTGTATCAACTGACGACATTGTAAAAATTCAAAAGAAAAAAACAAACAAATTCAAAAACTTCGCCTCACTAAAACGAACTTCCCAAGTACGAGGAGAAATTGACTTACGTGGAATGAATGCCGACGAAGCAATCGCAGAATTAGAAACATACATGGACAGAGCAATGCTAACAGGTTACCACGAAATCTATATAATTCACGGAAAAGGAACAATGGTACTAAGAAAAAAAATCCACGAATACCTAAGAACTTCAAAATATGTAACAGAATTTAAGGATGCCAATCAGAATGAAGGTGGAATTGGGTGTACGGTGGTTACTTTGAAGTAG
- a CDS encoding PepSY domain-containing protein, with protein sequence MKKKILSIALLGIMVLGVSVTANAKSRSKYNRDVVSGSYVGINRAMNIALKKVPGANSSHVKEIHLDRENGRMVYEGKIYYNGQEYEFDIDAVTGDIVKWKIDGVSNNSAHINRNVNNSQTITMEKAKSIALAQVPGANQSHFGKIDLDYDHGRAVYEIEIFYNNSKYEFDIDASTGEIIGTKVNHYNRNY encoded by the coding sequence ATGAAAAAGAAAATTTTAAGTATCGCATTATTAGGAATCATGGTATTAGGAGTATCAGTAACTGCAAACGCAAAGAGTAGAAGCAAATATAATAGAGATGTTGTTTCAGGCAGTTACGTCGGAATAAACAGGGCAATGAATATTGCATTGAAAAAAGTGCCAGGAGCGAATAGTTCCCACGTGAAAGAAATCCACTTGGACAGAGAAAATGGAAGAATGGTTTATGAAGGAAAAATTTATTATAACGGACAGGAGTATGAATTTGATATTGATGCTGTAACTGGTGATATTGTAAAATGGAAAATAGACGGAGTTTCAAATAATTCTGCTCACATTAATAGAAATGTGAACAATTCGCAAACTATAACAATGGAAAAAGCAAAATCAATTGCACTTGCACAAGTTCCAGGAGCGAATCAAAGCCATTTTGGAAAGATAGACTTAGATTATGATCACGGAAGAGCAGTTTATGAAATCGAAATTTTTTACAATAATTCAAAATACGAATTTGATATAGACGCTTCAACAGGCGAAATTATTGGAACTAAAGTAAATCATTACAATAGAAATTATTAA
- a CDS encoding response regulator transcription factor: MKILLAEDEVDLNNVVTRYLKKNGYSVDSVLDGEEALDYLEYGEYDLVILDIMMPKVDGFEVIKKLRNKGNHTSILMLTARDNADDKVKGLDLGADDYIVKPFDFNELLARIRAVVRRKYGNSSNKLVIGDLILDTSEKSVTRAGKQIELTGKEYEVLEYLMQSKNRILSREQIKEHVWDFDYEGDSNIIDVLIKNIRKKIDIEDGKQIIYTKRGLGYVIKED; the protein is encoded by the coding sequence ATGAAAATTTTATTGGCAGAAGATGAAGTAGATTTGAATAATGTTGTAACAAGGTATCTAAAAAAAAATGGATATAGTGTAGACAGTGTGCTTGATGGGGAAGAAGCGCTTGATTATTTGGAATATGGCGAATATGATTTAGTAATTCTGGATATTATGATGCCAAAAGTAGATGGATTTGAAGTTATCAAAAAACTTAGGAATAAGGGAAATCATACTTCGATTCTTATGCTTACTGCAAGAGATAATGCAGATGATAAGGTAAAAGGGCTTGACTTGGGGGCTGATGACTATATTGTAAAACCATTTGACTTTAATGAGCTTTTGGCAAGAATTAGGGCAGTTGTGAGAAGAAAATATGGAAATAGTTCAAATAAGCTTGTGATAGGAGATTTGATTTTAGATACTTCAGAAAAATCAGTAACAAGAGCTGGAAAACAGATAGAATTAACTGGAAAGGAATATGAAGTTCTGGAATACCTTATGCAAAGCAAAAATCGGATTTTAAGCAGAGAGCAGATTAAGGAGCATGTGTGGGATTTTGATTATGAAGGAGATTCCAATATAATTGACGTTTTGATAAAAAACATTAGAAAAAAAATAGACATAGAAGATGGAAAGCAAATAATTTACACAAAAAGAGGACTTGGATATGTTATAAAGGAGGATTAG
- a CDS encoding HAMP domain-containing sensor histidine kinase, producing the protein MKDKVNKIWENFPVTVKITLWYTAFIVILIAIMLAGSFTVADKITGDLNQKELMESVVEMASDPNDFDDFDDGIYFVKYNNAGIEMAGMSPRGFDLTLNLVENTVRTYEKNGGKYYYFDKKIDTPEDEWIRGIIPVNKLTNEVNRMLLIILISSPLLLLIIIYGGYKIIKKALNPVSKISNTASEIQKNGDFSKRIEIDEGKDEIHKMANAFNQMLNSLENSYIREKQFSSDVSHELRTPVSVILTESQYSLEYADTLEEAKDSFSVIQRQAKRMSELINQIMELSKIEKQTNIDLQKINFSETVQKILEDYKNLLSEKNIKILKDIEQNIFINGDKVMIERLLDNLLNNAMKFTKDEISVKLYSENENCIMEIEDNGIGISDEDKKLIWGRFYQVNDSRNKKVNKGFGLGLSLVAKIIEQHNASIEVESELNKGTKFVTKFNL; encoded by the coding sequence TTGAAAGACAAAGTAAATAAAATCTGGGAAAATTTTCCTGTAACTGTAAAGATAACCCTTTGGTATACTGCTTTTATAGTTATTTTGATAGCGATTATGCTAGCTGGATCTTTTACTGTTGCAGACAAGATAACAGGGGACTTAAACCAGAAGGAACTTATGGAATCAGTAGTTGAGATGGCTTCTGATCCTAACGATTTTGATGATTTTGATGACGGGATTTATTTTGTAAAATATAATAATGCTGGAATAGAAATGGCTGGAATGTCGCCGAGGGGATTTGATTTGACATTAAATCTTGTAGAAAACACAGTTAGAACTTATGAAAAAAATGGAGGAAAATACTATTATTTTGATAAAAAAATAGATACCCCTGAAGATGAATGGATTAGGGGAATTATACCAGTAAATAAGTTAACAAATGAAGTCAATAGAATGCTTTTAATAATTTTAATTTCAAGTCCGTTATTATTATTAATAATAATTTATGGAGGATATAAAATCATTAAAAAAGCGCTAAATCCTGTATCAAAAATTTCCAATACAGCCTCAGAAATTCAAAAAAACGGCGATTTTTCAAAAAGGATTGAAATTGATGAAGGAAAAGATGAAATACACAAGATGGCAAATGCCTTTAACCAAATGTTAAACTCCCTTGAAAATTCTTATATACGCGAAAAACAGTTTAGTTCAGACGTTTCACATGAACTTCGGACACCTGTAAGCGTTATACTTACAGAAAGCCAATATTCGCTGGAATATGCAGATACTTTAGAGGAAGCAAAGGACTCATTTTCTGTGATTCAGCGTCAAGCCAAAAGAATGTCAGAGCTAATAAATCAAATAATGGAACTTTCCAAAATAGAAAAGCAAACAAACATCGATTTACAAAAAATAAATTTTTCAGAAACAGTACAAAAAATATTGGAGGACTACAAAAATTTACTGAGTGAAAAAAATATAAAAATTTTAAAAGATATTGAACAAAATATATTTATAAACGGTGATAAAGTAATGATAGAAAGATTGCTTGACAATTTGCTTAATAATGCAATGAAATTTACAAAGGATGAAATAAGTGTAAAATTGTATTCAGAAAATGAAAACTGTATTATGGAGATTGAAGATAATGGAATTGGAATATCTGATGAAGATAAAAAACTTATTTGGGGAAGATTTTACCAAGTAAATGATTCCCGAAACAAAAAAGTAAACAAGGGCTTTGGACTAGGACTTTCATTAGTTGCAAAAATCATTGAGCAGCATAATGCAAGTATTGAGGTTGAAAGTGAATTGAATAAAGGGACAAAATTTGTTACAAAATTTAATTTATAA